One window of Alteromonas sp. LMIT006 genomic DNA carries:
- the lptF gene encoding LPS export ABC transporter permease LptF: MIIFRYLLKETLKSQVAIFLILMAIFITLRFVRVLGDATDGEIPANLVIGFLSLYSPVLASLILPISFFLGIMIAHGRLYVDSEMTVLRACGVSEWYVTRVTLFLSLLLGLVTASVTMVAAPLAVEQEYQLREQAGAKSGIAAIIPGRFQQTGSSDVVIFVHDVDTSENQLRKIFLSSVNTQTDETIQLVYAESGDIEVLSDGTQLLTLYNGQQTIGELGTKAYQSIAFDTYRIQVGERQPDQVRRKIAAAPTVTLLGNSEPAAVAEWQWRLAIPLSLPFLTLLAVPLSSVNPRQGRFGKLLPGILLYLGYFLLLMSARRALEDGKLPEQVGLWWVHGIILLIGFVLISRQRSTGVKVRKIIKGAK, from the coding sequence ATGATTATTTTTCGCTACCTGTTGAAAGAAACGCTCAAATCACAAGTAGCGATATTCTTGATCTTAATGGCTATTTTCATCACTTTGCGCTTTGTTCGTGTGTTGGGAGATGCCACCGATGGTGAAATCCCTGCGAATCTGGTGATTGGCTTTTTATCTCTGTATTCTCCAGTGTTGGCCTCGTTAATTTTGCCGATCAGTTTTTTCTTGGGGATTATGATAGCGCATGGTCGCCTATATGTTGATTCAGAGATGACCGTCTTACGAGCGTGTGGGGTATCGGAGTGGTATGTGACACGCGTAACCTTGTTCCTCTCTTTATTACTTGGTTTGGTGACAGCAAGCGTGACCATGGTTGCTGCACCACTAGCCGTAGAACAGGAATATCAGTTGCGTGAGCAAGCCGGTGCCAAATCAGGCATCGCAGCAATTATCCCTGGGCGCTTTCAACAAACCGGCTCATCAGATGTCGTGATATTTGTGCATGATGTAGATACTTCTGAGAACCAATTGCGCAAAATATTTTTATCGAGCGTAAACACTCAAACAGATGAAACCATACAACTGGTATATGCCGAATCAGGCGATATTGAAGTCCTATCCGACGGAACACAACTCCTCACGCTTTATAATGGCCAGCAAACTATTGGTGAACTTGGCACAAAAGCCTATCAGTCAATTGCGTTTGATACTTATCGAATCCAAGTTGGAGAGCGCCAACCGGATCAAGTTCGACGCAAAATTGCCGCCGCCCCCACCGTTACATTACTCGGCAACTCGGAACCGGCTGCTGTCGCTGAATGGCAATGGCGATTAGCGATCCCTCTTTCATTACCTTTTTTGACGTTGCTTGCGGTGCCATTGAGCTCGGTCAACCCTAGACAAGGTCGGTTTGGTAAATTGCTCCCGGGCATATTACTGTACTTGGGATATTTTTTATTGCTGATGTCGGCCCGACGCGCTTTGGAGGACGGTAAATTACCCGAGCAAGTCGGCCTGTGGTGGGTACATGGGATTATACTCTTGATTGGTTTTGTGTTGATTTCACGACAACGCAGTACCGGCGTAAAGGTGCGTAAAATCATTAAAGGAGCCAAATAA
- the pepA gene encoding leucyl aminopeptidase produces MEFSVKSGSPEKQRSACIVVGVYEPRRLSAVAEQLDEISEGYISGLLRRGDLEGKAGQMLLLHHVPNVLSERVLLVGCGKERELDERQYKDIIAKTIKTLNETGSMEAVCFLPELHVKGRDIYWKVRHAVEATQHNLYTFLQLKTKKGEPRRPLRKLTFNVPTRKELSAGERAIEHGVAIASGIKSTRDVANMPPNICNPAYLWEQAQLLQKEFNHLSVSVVDEAQMAELKMNSYLAVGRGSENESMMSIIEHRGGDEDEAPIVLVGKGLTFDSGGISIKPGAGMDEMKYDMGGAATVLGVMRAVAELNLPLNVIGVMAGCENMPDGKAYRPGDILTTMSGQTVEVLNTDAEGRLVLCDALTYVERYEPECVVDIATLTGACIIALGHHATGLMSTHNPLAHELLNASEQASDRAWRLPLWDEYQPLLDSPFADMTNLGGRAAGTITAGAFLSRFTKKYNWAHLDIAGTAWNSGKNKGATGRPVSMLTQFLLNRAGISTEE; encoded by the coding sequence ATGGAATTTAGTGTTAAAAGTGGTAGTCCTGAGAAACAAAGAAGCGCTTGTATCGTTGTCGGCGTTTACGAACCACGTCGACTTTCAGCCGTCGCCGAACAACTTGACGAAATCAGCGAAGGATATATCAGCGGTCTTCTGCGTCGCGGAGATCTGGAAGGCAAAGCAGGCCAGATGTTGTTATTACACCATGTCCCAAACGTGCTCAGTGAGCGTGTGTTATTAGTGGGGTGCGGTAAAGAACGTGAGTTAGACGAACGCCAATATAAAGATATCATCGCCAAAACGATTAAAACACTAAATGAAACGGGCTCTATGGAAGCGGTGTGCTTTCTTCCAGAACTTCACGTAAAAGGTCGTGATATTTATTGGAAAGTACGCCATGCAGTCGAAGCGACACAGCATAATTTATATACGTTTTTACAATTAAAAACCAAAAAAGGGGAGCCGCGTCGCCCGTTGCGCAAGCTCACGTTTAACGTACCGACCCGCAAAGAACTCTCTGCAGGGGAGCGTGCTATTGAGCACGGTGTAGCCATTGCTTCTGGCATAAAGTCCACTCGTGATGTTGCGAACATGCCACCTAATATTTGTAATCCTGCATACTTATGGGAGCAAGCTCAACTTTTACAAAAAGAATTTAATCATTTGAGTGTCAGCGTGGTTGATGAAGCGCAAATGGCCGAGCTGAAGATGAACAGTTATCTCGCCGTGGGACGTGGCTCTGAAAACGAATCCATGATGAGTATTATTGAACATCGCGGTGGCGACGAAGACGAAGCGCCAATCGTGTTAGTCGGTAAAGGACTTACTTTTGACTCAGGCGGTATTTCGATTAAGCCTGGTGCTGGCATGGATGAAATGAAATACGATATGGGCGGTGCCGCGACAGTGTTAGGTGTAATGCGCGCTGTTGCCGAACTAAACTTGCCGCTCAATGTCATAGGAGTCATGGCAGGCTGTGAAAACATGCCTGATGGCAAAGCATATCGTCCAGGCGATATTTTGACCACTATGTCGGGACAAACCGTTGAAGTACTCAATACGGATGCAGAGGGTCGTTTGGTGTTATGTGACGCCCTGACTTATGTCGAGCGCTACGAGCCAGAATGTGTGGTGGATATTGCGACCTTAACCGGTGCGTGTATTATTGCCTTAGGGCATCATGCAACGGGCTTGATGTCAACGCATAACCCATTAGCACATGAATTATTGAATGCATCTGAGCAAGCCTCTGACCGAGCATGGCGTTTGCCGTTGTGGGACGAATATCAGCCATTATTGGATTCGCCATTTGCCGATATGACAAACCTTGGTGGGCGTGCAGCAGGGACGATTACTGCTGGTGCGTTTTTGTCGCGCTTCACTAAAAAGTACAACTGGGCTCACTTAGACATTGCGGGTACAGCGTGGAACAGTGGTAAAAACAAAGGAGCAACAGGTCGTCCGGTGAGCATGCTTACTCAGTTCTTACTCAATCGCGCTGGTATCAGCACAGAAGAGTAA
- the rraB gene encoding ribonuclease E inhibitor RraB, translating into MSETNLAEIKEWEAFTLECVEALLADGSDPNATYVIEHHFAGDDFDALEKVAVDLFKAGFEVTDAEEMETEDGEEILCFDAIVERPLTVEAITADFEKLFTIADKQDIVYDGWGTEFIEP; encoded by the coding sequence ATGTCAGAGACGAATTTAGCTGAAATTAAAGAATGGGAAGCATTTACACTAGAGTGCGTCGAGGCATTATTAGCCGATGGCAGCGACCCAAACGCCACCTATGTCATTGAACATCACTTTGCTGGCGATGACTTTGATGCCTTAGAAAAAGTCGCAGTCGACCTGTTTAAAGCAGGCTTTGAAGTCACGGATGCTGAAGAGATGGAAACCGAAGACGGCGAAGAAATCTTGTGTTTCGATGCCATAGTTGAACGACCATTAACCGTTGAGGCGATCACCGCAGATTTTGAAAAGTTGTTTACGATTGCTGATAAGCAAGACATTGTCTATGACGGCTGGGGTACAGAGTTTATTGAGCCTTGA
- a CDS encoding 1-acyl-sn-glycerol-3-phosphate acyltransferase has product MSISVLAIIRALVLLFYFIGLNILLVFIFLARPFHRNNVSIGGKWYASMAWIFNVKVELEGQEHIDPEQNYICIANHQSTFDLMTTAKCAFDGITTIGKKQLKFIPIFGFIYWLSGNIMIDRKHSGRAQDTLKETARQVNDGKRSVLFFPEGTRSYGRGLLPFKTGAMRIAQATGIPVMMIVTSSTHGKIRWNRWNNGVVKVRYYAPENMDDSKDIKGWTQYFYNLMHSRLVELDLETQALNKALGVKP; this is encoded by the coding sequence ATGAGCATATCTGTGTTAGCTATTATCCGTGCCCTAGTGTTGTTGTTTTACTTTATTGGGCTCAACATCCTATTAGTATTTATTTTCCTCGCCCGTCCGTTTCATCGCAACAATGTCTCCATTGGAGGCAAGTGGTATGCTTCAATGGCATGGATTTTTAATGTCAAAGTCGAGTTGGAGGGACAAGAACACATTGACCCTGAACAAAACTATATCTGCATCGCCAATCATCAATCGACGTTTGATTTGATGACTACTGCCAAATGTGCATTTGATGGCATTACGACCATAGGCAAAAAACAGCTGAAATTCATCCCCATCTTCGGGTTCATTTATTGGCTCAGTGGCAATATCATGATTGACCGCAAACACTCCGGGCGAGCACAAGATACCCTCAAAGAAACCGCCCGTCAGGTTAATGATGGCAAACGTTCTGTACTTTTCTTCCCTGAAGGGACGCGCAGTTATGGACGCGGATTGTTGCCGTTTAAGACCGGGGCTATGCGTATCGCGCAAGCCACTGGGATACCTGTCATGATGATTGTTACTAGTAGCACACATGGCAAGATCCGTTGGAATCGCTGGAATAATGGCGTGGTTAAAGTGCGCTATTACGCCCCTGAAAACATGGATGATTCCAAAGATATCAAAGGCTGGACGCAGTATTTTTACAACTTGATGCATAGCCGTTTGGTTGAGCTTGACCTTGAGACACAAGCACTAAACAAAGCACTTGGCGTCAAACCTTAA
- a CDS encoding valine--tRNA ligase yields the protein MDKTFNPHSIEQACYQAWEEKGYFKASGTGEPYCILLPPPNVTGSLHMGHAFQHTIMDALIRYNRMKGNDTLWQCGTDHAGIATQMVVERQLNAKGLTRHDLGREDFVSKIWEWKAESGGTITQQMRRLGTSPDWTREAFTMDDDLSNAVQEVFVQLHEEGLIYRGKRLVNWDPVLHTAVSDLEVLNEEEAGFMWHLRYPLADGSGELVVATTRPETMLGDTAVAVHPEDERYQSLIGKEIKLPLTGRLIPVIADDYVDAEFGTGCVKITPAHDFNDYDMGKRHDLPMINILTDDAKINDNAPEAYRGLDRFDARKQIVADLDAQGVLVKVEDHTLKVPRGDRTGAVIEPYLTDQWYVAVESLAKPAIEAVETGEIKFVPENWSKTYYQWMHNIQDWCISRQLWWGHRIPAWYDDAGNVYVGRSEAEVREKHNIPVPTALRQDEDVLDTWFSSALWPFATMGWPDKTPELDKFVPSSVLVTGFDIIFFWVARMIMMTKKFTGKIPFKEIYITGLIRDENGDKMSKSKGNVLDPIDLIDGIELEPLVTKRTGGMMQPKLAAKIEKNTRKQFPEGINAYGTDALRFTFAAMASTSRDINFDMGRVEGYRNFCNKIWNASRFVLMNTEEFDTGKDGGELSLSLADEWIIDRFQHTVADVTKAMGEYRFDLAAQAIYEFTWNQFCDWYLELSKPVLQSDETTDAQKRGTRHTLINTLEQLLRLAHPIMPFITDTIWQRVAPLTAIDATDTSIMVQPFVQFDEAKTNAQASGDIEWLKQVIVGVRNIRGEMDIAPSKPLDVLLKNVSAEDARRLAATQAVLTRLARLGSVTVLEAGDKGPASATALVGEMEVMIPMAGLIDKEAELARIAKAVDKLSKDMARTEGKLNNQGFVAKAPESVIAKEREKLADMQMQLSKLEEQKATIEAL from the coding sequence ATGGATAAAACATTTAATCCGCATTCAATTGAGCAAGCTTGTTATCAAGCGTGGGAAGAAAAAGGTTACTTCAAAGCATCCGGTACAGGCGAACCGTACTGTATTTTGTTACCACCGCCAAACGTAACTGGCTCACTGCATATGGGACACGCTTTTCAGCACACCATCATGGATGCATTAATTCGTTATAATCGCATGAAAGGCAACGACACATTATGGCAGTGTGGTACTGACCATGCGGGTATCGCAACGCAAATGGTCGTTGAGCGCCAGCTCAATGCCAAAGGATTAACCCGTCATGACTTAGGTCGTGAAGACTTTGTCAGCAAAATCTGGGAGTGGAAAGCTGAATCTGGTGGGACTATTACCCAGCAGATGCGCCGTTTGGGTACCTCCCCCGATTGGACGCGCGAAGCGTTTACTATGGATGATGATTTATCCAATGCGGTACAAGAAGTCTTTGTACAACTGCATGAAGAAGGCTTGATTTATCGGGGTAAGCGCCTTGTGAACTGGGACCCAGTGCTGCATACCGCAGTATCTGATCTTGAAGTGCTAAACGAAGAAGAAGCCGGCTTCATGTGGCACTTGCGCTATCCACTTGCGGATGGCTCAGGCGAATTAGTGGTTGCAACCACGCGTCCAGAAACCATGCTAGGGGATACTGCCGTTGCTGTGCATCCAGAAGATGAGCGCTATCAGTCACTGATTGGTAAAGAAATTAAATTACCACTCACTGGCCGTCTTATCCCGGTCATTGCAGATGACTATGTCGATGCGGAGTTTGGTACCGGCTGTGTCAAAATCACCCCAGCGCACGATTTTAATGACTACGACATGGGTAAGCGTCACGACTTGCCGATGATCAATATCCTAACCGACGATGCCAAAATCAATGACAATGCGCCTGAAGCCTATCGCGGTCTAGACCGTTTTGATGCGCGTAAGCAAATCGTGGCGGATTTAGATGCGCAAGGCGTGTTGGTCAAAGTCGAAGACCATACGCTTAAAGTGCCGCGCGGTGATCGCACCGGTGCAGTCATCGAACCTTACTTAACCGATCAATGGTATGTCGCCGTAGAGTCATTAGCCAAGCCTGCGATTGAAGCGGTGGAAACTGGTGAAATTAAGTTTGTTCCAGAAAACTGGTCAAAGACTTACTATCAGTGGATGCACAATATTCAAGACTGGTGTATCAGCCGCCAGCTATGGTGGGGACACCGCATTCCTGCATGGTATGACGATGCGGGTAATGTCTATGTGGGCCGTTCAGAAGCTGAAGTCCGTGAAAAGCACAATATTCCAGTGCCAACGGCCCTGAGACAAGATGAAGATGTATTGGATACCTGGTTCTCATCAGCATTGTGGCCCTTTGCGACCATGGGTTGGCCAGATAAAACGCCTGAATTAGACAAGTTTGTGCCGTCATCGGTATTGGTGACTGGCTTTGACATCATTTTCTTCTGGGTTGCCCGTATGATCATGATGACCAAAAAGTTCACAGGCAAGATCCCCTTTAAAGAGATTTACATTACTGGTCTGATCCGCGATGAAAACGGTGATAAGATGTCAAAATCGAAAGGGAATGTTCTTGACCCTATTGATTTGATCGATGGTATTGAACTTGAGCCATTAGTGACCAAACGCACAGGCGGCATGATGCAGCCAAAGTTAGCTGCCAAGATTGAAAAGAACACTCGTAAGCAATTCCCTGAAGGCATTAATGCCTATGGTACAGACGCACTGCGTTTTACCTTTGCCGCGATGGCGTCGACCTCACGCGATATCAACTTTGATATGGGGCGCGTAGAGGGTTATCGCAATTTCTGTAACAAGATTTGGAATGCGTCTCGCTTTGTGTTGATGAACACTGAAGAATTTGACACAGGTAAGGATGGGGGCGAGTTATCACTTTCATTAGCCGATGAGTGGATCATCGATCGCTTCCAGCACACGGTCGCGGATGTGACCAAAGCAATGGGCGAGTATCGCTTCGATTTAGCGGCGCAGGCGATTTATGAATTTACGTGGAATCAGTTCTGTGATTGGTACTTAGAATTATCTAAGCCGGTATTGCAGTCTGATGAAACCACTGACGCGCAAAAACGCGGCACGCGCCATACACTGATCAATACGCTCGAGCAATTGTTGCGTCTAGCGCACCCAATCATGCCATTTATTACTGATACGATTTGGCAGCGAGTGGCACCATTAACGGCGATTGATGCGACTGATACCAGTATTATGGTGCAGCCGTTTGTTCAGTTTGATGAAGCCAAAACAAATGCTCAGGCCTCTGGTGACATCGAATGGCTCAAGCAAGTGATTGTCGGCGTGCGTAATATTCGTGGTGAGATGGATATTGCACCGAGCAAGCCATTGGATGTATTGCTGAAAAATGTCAGTGCAGAGGATGCACGTCGCTTAGCAGCTACCCAAGCTGTATTGACTAGGTTAGCGCGTTTGGGCTCTGTGACAGTACTTGAAGCCGGCGATAAAGGCCCAGCATCTGCCACAGCCTTAGTGGGTGAGATGGAAGTCATGATCCCAATGGCGGGCTTGATTGATAAAGAAGCGGAGTTAGCGCGTATTGCCAAAGCGGTGGATAAATTATCAAAAGATATGGCCCGTACCGAAGGCAAGCTTAACAATCAAGGCTTTGTGGCGAAAGCCCCAGAGTCAGTCATTGCCAAAGAGCGTGAAAAGCTCGCTGATATGCAAATGCAGCTCTCTAAATTAGAAGAGCAAAAGGCGACGATTGAGGCGCTTTAA
- the lptG gene encoding LPS export ABC transporter permease LptG produces the protein MFSIIDIYIARTLLGTVFVTLTTLIGLSSLIKFVEQLRKVGEGDYDLVVAGVFVLYSIPRDLEQFFPMATLIGGLIGMGVLASNSELVVMQAAGMSKWKIIQSAMKCAVVMVLVILLIGEFLTPASETKAKQIRNEALSKGQIFTGNKAAWTKDGADFVQIGSVFNQSALGDVTLYKFDESLSLQQIIRAQRADFVEDSWALQDVQITYFNANSVSTNQVSLLEWKAGLTPDKLSVATVKPEALSIRGLAGYVEYLENNQQDAKRYELAMWRKIIQPISVCVMLLMAFSFIFGPLRSSSMGSRIILGTLTGFGFFIANEVFGPFALVYSIPAFWGALLPSMLFTGIALILLRRQ, from the coding sequence ATGTTTTCGATCATTGATATCTACATCGCTCGCACTTTACTTGGCACTGTATTTGTGACATTGACGACGCTTATCGGACTGAGTTCATTAATTAAATTTGTTGAGCAGTTGCGCAAAGTTGGCGAAGGCGATTATGACTTGGTCGTGGCGGGAGTTTTTGTCTTGTATAGTATTCCTCGTGACTTAGAGCAATTTTTTCCTATGGCAACTCTCATTGGTGGCTTAATCGGTATGGGCGTACTGGCCAGTAATTCTGAACTCGTTGTGATGCAAGCCGCAGGCATGAGTAAATGGAAAATCATTCAATCGGCAATGAAATGTGCCGTTGTGATGGTGCTGGTTATTCTCTTAATTGGAGAGTTCTTAACGCCTGCAAGTGAAACAAAAGCAAAACAAATCCGCAATGAAGCGCTGTCAAAAGGACAGATATTCACCGGGAATAAAGCGGCTTGGACGAAGGATGGCGCCGATTTTGTCCAAATTGGTAGTGTATTTAATCAAAGCGCTTTAGGCGATGTGACCTTGTACAAGTTTGATGAATCGCTTTCTTTACAACAGATCATTCGTGCTCAACGTGCTGACTTTGTTGAAGATTCTTGGGCCTTGCAAGATGTTCAAATTACGTATTTTAACGCCAATTCAGTGAGCACTAATCAAGTCTCGTTACTCGAATGGAAAGCCGGCCTCACGCCGGATAAATTAAGTGTTGCGACAGTCAAACCTGAAGCACTATCAATTCGAGGACTAGCGGGATACGTTGAGTATTTGGAAAATAACCAACAAGATGCCAAACGCTATGAATTAGCCATGTGGCGCAAAATCATTCAACCAATTTCGGTATGTGTGATGCTACTGATGGCATTCTCGTTTATTTTTGGACCGTTGCGCTCGAGCTCTATGGGATCACGCATTATTCTTGGCACTTTGACAGGATTTGGCTTTTTTATCGCGAATGAGGTGTTTGGCCCATTTGCTTTGGTATACAGTATTCCAGCTTTTTGGGGTGCATTATTACCTTCGATGTTATTTACCGGGATAGCTTTAATACTGTTGCGCAGGCAGTAA
- a CDS encoding DNA polymerase III subunit chi — MTQAIFYQLEDTATPASDLQAFACYLVAQCYSNNQRLSVLCADKAQAETFDELLWQLPAERFIAHNLAGEGPKGGALVEITWPKQSALRSIVVNLSAQEIPQPNRYQTIYDFVPVDEALKPAARERYKQCKLAGCEMQFAKASDIVQ; from the coding sequence ATGACCCAAGCGATTTTTTATCAATTAGAAGATACCGCAACGCCTGCCTCTGATTTGCAGGCGTTTGCGTGTTATCTTGTAGCCCAATGTTACAGTAATAATCAACGCCTTTCAGTCCTTTGCGCGGATAAAGCCCAAGCCGAGACGTTTGATGAATTGTTGTGGCAACTGCCTGCTGAGCGATTCATTGCTCATAATCTTGCTGGAGAAGGCCCTAAAGGAGGCGCATTGGTCGAAATTACTTGGCCAAAACAGTCCGCCCTACGCAGTATTGTGGTAAACTTATCCGCCCAAGAGATACCGCAACCCAATCGGTATCAAACCATTTATGATTTTGTGCCTGTTGATGAAGCTCTTAAACCCGCAGCACGTGAGCGCTATAAGCAGTGCAAATTAGCCGGTTGTGAGATGCAATTTGCCAAGGCCAGTGATATCGTCCAATAG
- the glnG gene encoding nitrogen regulation protein NR(I) — protein MNYEPVWILDDDSSIRWVLQKALMTADIECCSFAQPHDLLLQLESAPAPQVIISDIKMPGMDGITLLDEIHSIYPELPVIIMTAHSDLDSAVNAYQHGAYEYLPKPFDITEAVALTERALSHAKEQSKKAEPDAPKIETDIIGAAPAMQEVFRAIGRLARSSISVLINGESGTGKELVANALHKHSPRANAPFIALNMAAIPADLIESELFGHEKGAFTGAQNARQGRFEQANGGTLFLDEIGDMPLDIQTRLLRVLSDGQFYRVGGLQPVSVDVRIVAATHQNLEQLVAENRFREDLYHRLNVIKIQIPSLHERREDIPLLAKHFLQNAARELEVECKQLMAETADKLKELPWPGNVRQLENVCRYLTVMASSNEIYINDLPQELLSSKPSPQLPTAVLNDAPVGSDWETLLAYWADEQLSSGKSEILNDATLIFERIMLERALAHTKGHKQEAAKRLGWGRNTLTRKLKELSMD, from the coding sequence ATGAACTATGAACCAGTATGGATATTAGACGACGATAGTTCGATTCGCTGGGTTCTGCAAAAAGCACTAATGACGGCTGATATCGAATGCTGTAGCTTTGCTCAACCCCATGATTTATTGTTACAACTCGAATCTGCTCCCGCGCCACAAGTGATTATTTCTGATATCAAAATGCCAGGTATGGACGGTATCACCTTGCTCGACGAAATACACAGCATATACCCCGAATTGCCAGTGATTATTATGACGGCACACTCTGACCTAGATAGTGCAGTGAATGCTTACCAACACGGTGCATATGAGTATTTACCCAAGCCATTTGATATTACAGAAGCGGTTGCGCTTACCGAACGCGCGCTATCTCATGCCAAAGAACAAAGCAAAAAAGCCGAACCTGACGCCCCTAAGATTGAAACGGACATCATTGGCGCGGCTCCGGCGATGCAAGAAGTTTTTCGCGCAATTGGACGATTAGCCCGCTCCTCTATTAGTGTGTTGATAAATGGAGAATCCGGCACTGGTAAAGAGTTAGTAGCTAATGCACTACACAAACACTCTCCTAGAGCCAACGCCCCATTTATTGCCTTAAATATGGCCGCTATCCCAGCTGACTTGATTGAATCAGAGCTATTTGGTCATGAAAAAGGTGCCTTTACCGGCGCACAAAATGCCCGACAAGGTCGCTTTGAACAAGCCAACGGTGGCACTTTGTTTTTGGATGAAATCGGTGATATGCCGCTAGATATTCAAACTCGGTTATTGCGCGTGCTCTCCGATGGACAATTTTATCGGGTTGGCGGATTACAACCTGTCTCAGTCGATGTACGAATAGTCGCTGCTACACATCAAAATCTCGAACAACTCGTTGCTGAAAACCGCTTCCGTGAAGATTTGTATCATCGCTTGAATGTCATCAAAATTCAGATCCCATCACTGCATGAAAGACGAGAAGATATTCCACTGTTAGCCAAACATTTTTTGCAAAATGCTGCGCGTGAATTAGAAGTCGAATGCAAACAACTCATGGCAGAAACAGCTGACAAACTCAAAGAACTTCCATGGCCAGGTAATGTGCGACAACTTGAGAACGTCTGTCGTTATTTAACTGTAATGGCTTCGTCAAACGAAATCTATATCAATGATTTACCGCAAGAGCTACTGTCGAGCAAGCCTTCGCCACAACTACCAACAGCCGTACTCAATGACGCTCCAGTAGGTTCTGATTGGGAAACGCTCTTGGCGTATTGGGCAGATGAACAACTCAGCTCTGGTAAAAGTGAAATCTTAAATGACGCCACCCTTATCTTCGAACGCATCATGTTAGAAAGAGCCTTAGCTCACACCAAAGGCCACAAACAAGAAGCAGCAAAACGCCTTGGCTGGGGGCGTAATACCCTGACACGCAAATTAAAAGAATTATCAATGGATTAA
- a CDS encoding RDD family protein, whose protein sequence is MSNSDSPLNIDDFPRAGFLRRLAAMVYDSLVATAVFMIAAIVFTLLALLGFKLGWYGQEFTELTELSTSSVTYKVFFTIWTVSWVIGFFMWFWVKGGQTIGMRAWRLRLYSTSEEPVTLLRLWVRLFTSLLGLGTLLCLFDRKQKLALQDRASQTEMLVLTKSANDHKNWR, encoded by the coding sequence ATGAGCAACAGTGATTCACCTTTAAATATCGATGATTTCCCACGCGCTGGTTTCTTGCGCCGGCTAGCCGCCATGGTGTATGACAGCTTAGTAGCGACGGCGGTATTCATGATTGCGGCCATCGTTTTTACCCTACTAGCCTTACTTGGATTCAAGCTTGGCTGGTATGGTCAAGAATTTACCGAACTGACCGAATTATCAACATCTTCGGTTACCTATAAGGTGTTTTTTACTATTTGGACGGTCAGCTGGGTGATAGGTTTTTTTATGTGGTTTTGGGTAAAAGGCGGTCAAACGATTGGCATGCGTGCTTGGCGTTTGCGTTTGTATAGCACGAGTGAGGAACCCGTTACCCTATTACGTTTATGGGTGCGATTATTCACGTCACTCCTGGGCTTAGGAACTTTATTATGCTTGTTTGACCGCAAGCAGAAGCTTGCATTGCAAGATCGCGCATCGCAAACCGAAATGCTGGTATTAACTAAATCGGCCAACGACCATAAGAATTGGCGATAA